One region of Armigeres subalbatus isolate Guangzhou_Male chromosome 3, GZ_Asu_2, whole genome shotgun sequence genomic DNA includes:
- the LOC134220121 gene encoding uncharacterized protein LOC134220121: MDYLPCEMIEHIFSFLPYDDRLQATAVCRRWKAIFEARVINETLLTVANIHRDGVELSSFHCGIRKMINSTRIYRDLKFVDIDFSNIELNVDRQLSIMIANLGLNVLNFTMQGCRLSYAKLYMVIRLLRRLKTVCIDDCRIYHDLIPVPEFKPRATQLQKVSIFNINSEDEWSITNLLMNGNSASIAIKAEKCRLKSVEDLVEIYADRIKHLTLSFSETRTTRRIFECSTLTLESLCLIRNPNLDMHHISFQETIATQTMLRELNINMPISLRTLADISRNFTVLEYLQVRINEKETIEAMPFIWPKLKILDLTYSGDIGTVLQEMEFKSELEELRLHTRKLTKYTLLLIYEKCCTIKRLTLAALSLIRCEKMLGSIGERLAALSEIELQCGSRTTFVPFFKSASSLRYLTSLVFVYCDLITNKTLANITLPYLNKLAIVQNLKISKQGLEILFQNCPRIKSLTLQACPGVDDGAVQFIAAFLPYLEFLDISKSAHITLNSVRHIFEGCRLLKDLRIDDCQRLILQWRLAPNYIQSFPRLKSYYHAYPEYFNSYLPVETADECDSDYCYYDDTSVDLSDVDDYLEDFEPVAPIEEPSRDAEPAHVVVISDDE, translated from the exons atggATTACCTCCCATGTGAA ATGATTGAACATATCTTTTCATTTCTGCCCTATGATGATCGCTTGCAAGCTACGGCAGTTTGCAGGCGTTGGAAAGCAATCTTTGAAGCACGTGTGATAAACGAAACCTTGCTGACGGTTGCAAATATCCATCGCGATGGAGTAGAGTTAAGCAGCTTTCATTGCGGAATTCGAAAAATGATAAACAGCACACGCATATATCGCGACTTGAAATTCGTTGACATAGACTTTTCCAACATCGAATTAAACGTAGATAGACAGCTATCGATTATGATAGCGAATTTAGGTCTAAATGTGTTAAATTTCACCATGCAAGGTTGTCGACTGTCATATGCTAAACTGTATATGGTGATTCGTCTATTGAGACGGTTGAAAACTGTTTGCATAGATGACTGCCGTATATATCACGATTTGATACCTGTGCCGGAGTTCAAACCAAGAGCTACACAATTACAAAAAGTCAGCATTTTCAACATCAATTCAGAAGACGAGTGGTCGATTACGAACCTATTGATGAACGGTAATTCGGCAAGTATTGCCATAAAAGCTGAAAAATGCCGACTAAAATCCGTTGAGGATCTAGTTGAAATCTACGCGGATCGGATAAAGCATTTAACTTTATCGTTTAGTGAAACTCGCACAactagaaggatatttgaatgcAGTACTTTAACACTCGAATCGTTATGCTTAATTCGCAATCCTAACTTGGATATGCACCACATATCTTTCCAAGAAACAATTGCAACGCAAACCATGCTGCGAGAACTGAACATCAACATGCCGATCTCGTTACGCACCCTTGCTGATATTTCGCGCAACTTCACCGTCCTGGAATACTTACAAGTTAGAATCAATGAGAAGGAAACTATCGAAGCAATGCctttcatttggccaaagctCAAG ATACTAGATTTGACGTATTCTGGAGATATCGGCACAGTTCTACAGGAAATGGAATTTAAGTCTGAACTGGAGGAACTACGCTTACATACAAGGAAACTAACCAAATACACGTTGTTGCTCATTTATGAAAAATGTTGCACAATAAAAAGACTGACGCTAGCAGCATTATCCTTGATCCGGTGTGAAAAAATGCTGGGCTCAATCGGAGAACGCTTAGCTGCCTTATCGGAAATTGAACTCCAATGCGGTTCACGAACAACGTTTGTTCCTTTTTTCAAATCAGCCTCATCATTAAGGTACCTTACCTCTTTGGTTTTTGTCTATTGTGATCTTATCACTAACAAAACTCTTGCAAATATCACTTTGCCTTACCTGAACAAATTGGCTATTGTGCAGAATCTCAAG attTCAAAGCAAGGATTAGAAATACTGTTCCAGAACTGCCCCAGAATTAAATCGCTAACGTTACAAGCATGTCCAGGTGTGGATGATGGGGCGGTACAGTTCATTGCTGCCTTCTTACCTTACTTGGAATTCTTGGATATCAGCAAATCCGCACATATTACTCTAAACAGTGTTCGACATATTTTCGAAGGATGCCGGTTGTTAAAG GACTTGCGGATTGATGACTGTCAGCGTTTAATACTTCAATGGAGACTTGCACCGAATTATATACAGAGCTTCCCACGTTTAAAAAGTTATTACCATGCGTATCCCGAGTATTTCAATTCGTACCTTCCCGTCGAAACAGCTGATGAGTGCGATAGTGATTATTGTTATTATGATGATACCTCAGTCGATCTGTCAGACGTTGATGATTATCTAGAAGACTTTGAGCCAGTAGCTCCCATCGAAGAACCTAGTCGTGATGCAGAACCAGCCCATGTTGTTGTAATCAGTGATGATGAGTAA